cagagagtgtttcactgatgtatggatgagcaactcattgtaagtagtgtatctggcagtgtacatttacatttatttacttatcagatgagggggtgcggtggcgcagtgggttggaccacggtcctgctttccggtgggtctggggttcgagtcccgcttggggtgccttgcgacggactggcgtcccgtcctgggtgtgtcccctccccctccggccttacgccctgagttgccgggttaggctccggttccccgcgaccccatatgggacaagcggttctgaaaatgtgtgtgtgtgtgtacttatcagatgctcttctccaaagcgacttccaatgaactctatgtagtgttatcagcccacaccttattcaccaaagtgactttcaatggtagtactgtacactgtttacaatagatcactcatccatacgtcagagTGTAAGGAACTAGTTTGTACCCATCCAGAACCTGGGATCTTTTGAATGTCATTATTTTCagaatagggggtgcggtggcgcagtgggttggaccgcagtcctgctcttcggtgggtctgtggttcgagtcccgcttggggtgccttgcggcggactggcgtcccgtcctgggtgtgtcccctccccctctagccttacgccctgagttgccgggttaggctccggttccccgtgaccccgtatgggacaagcggttctgaaaatgtgtgtgtgtattttcagaatAAACAGATCCATTTGTGTTAGGAGGTGGAGGTTTAGAAAAGTGCAGGTTCAAGGACAGAAATGTTATATCCAGAACATTCCCATCAGTCCTATTGggtcagacccatttctctgtGAACCACTGTCCTTCGACTGTGATGGGCAGTCataaatgaattatattttaGAAAGTAAGGAACTCCTCAGATATGGTGCCTTGGTGTTTAAATGACACATGATTGGTTGTACCTACTGCTGAATTGCAACGGGCAATAATTATACCTGTCCATAGGCTCCGCTGTAGGAGGACAGTGTGAAATTCTTCTTCTGAGATCAGGTCATGAGAAAGCCTAAGGTACCTTTATCTTTCTTATctgtttctgtgtctttgttttgttgtagGTGTATGAACATGTGTATGAGACTGTGGACATTAACAGCAGCCCAGAAGTCCGGGCCAACGCTACCGCAAAGGTAAACACAATGGCTATGCGCTCCCGTCACCACTCTGTCCCAAGTGGGTGATTAGtttattgttttgctttgtttcttttccattttccgtttttatttttgccttcCTTTCATGAAATAGCCCGTCTGCCGGGAGAGCTGAGCACCATATGTCCATcacaatgtgaaatgttttctcCATCCGCCTCCTTGATCCCAGCCCGCAGGGCGGTCGAGCCATCGTGGACATATGTTCCGGTATTTGGGCACGGCTGAGGGTTTGGGCAGCGGAGCCCGGGGGCATGTCTACGCACCAGTACATCAGCACGTTTTGCCTCTCATTTCCGCAGCCCTCATGCAAGACAGCCCACATCCTTTGGCTTTGGCCCAAGTACAGTTCTGGCTCAGGAGGACTCACCACAGGGATGAAGCAGAGCAGGGGGGACATGCAGTGTGAATGATGGGCTTGCCTTCATGGATCTCAGGGCAGCAGGGTTGGCTGAAAAGTGAAAAGTAGAAGAGATTCCATGCAGGGAGAATCCACAGGGGGAGCTCTGCAGCCATGACAGTGATGGACAGCTTCTTGTAGCACCAAGAAGTTGGTTAGAAAAATCCAGGGTCTTGGGCTGGGCATGTTCTTGGGCTGCAAACATCTCAGGTGGAATGATCACACTCTGCAATCTCATCCTCTAAACAGCAGCCTGATGACATTTAtagtacatttacttttattaattttgcaaatgctttcctccaaagttgCATGCAACTCggggaaaataaaagcacattcgagaacagatgaagagctgtaGATACAAACTCAGGATTGGGTTGACACACATCACTCAGGCTTCTGCTTATAAAAGTGCAATTCATATCAAAAATGAAGATAACCATATCCGATTGTCTGACAAATTTACAAAGCTGTCAGGAGTTTGGGAGGTAAATGGGTCAGAAAGATGTTTTGAGAATCTTCTTGTCAGATTTaacagctctgagggacagagggagtctATTCCACTATATCTGGGCCAAAAGTGACAAGCTTTAGGTTTGGGAGCCCATGTGGATGAGACAGTCGAGGGCCTGAGGAGGAGCGGTGTAATGATCTTGCTgaggtgaggaaaaaaaatactaatttatCATGAGAATTATAGAAAACTAATTAAGTAATTTGTTCTTaaggtaaaatgtttttgaacgCATGTTGTATAGCAGGAGACGGGGTGCCATTACTCAGCGTCAGGTGCAGGCTGCAGATGGTAAGCAGGTGccaattacatttgcatttattcatttagcagacgcttttctctaaagcgacgtacatctcagcaaagatACAagttgtacattacattaagagaaagagacatggctgcagacatgtgacccttaagaaaacctagtttgttacgttccacttgatgcactgatgttcatcgctcaagtaggtgcataaaacgcaggatagacgaatcctgataacctactacaatttttttatatatatatagtaaggtacacaaacaaacattcacatacaatgccggagtagcagctgtgtaaaggcttatctggggatgatcatgaagttacacCGTACACGAGCTGGAGaaatcttgggcgaaatgggtccggaaaaggtgagttttcagacccttcttaaatgtagacagcgtttctgcagttctgagtgagaggggaaggtcgttccaccacaacggagccagaaccgagaacctccatgctttacttttcgtacgcgggaccaccaatcgagcagaagtagatgagcgaaagagtctggttggggtgtaccggttgatcaagtcctgtaaacatctgggagcagttctattgatgcatatgtagacaataaccagggtcttgaatttgatccaggcagctataggaagccagtgcagagaaatgagtagaagagatacatgggaatgctttggcaaatcaagcacaactcatgcagcagctgcagaggtttgatggcagtagcgggagccacacaggagagaggtACAGTAGTCCAGagaggatgtcaccatggcctggacaagtagttgggcagagtcagttgtgaggtagggatggatccatgaagagatgcccgacaggcaggcagcaatgtgtgcggaaatgtctgatgctccaggtggaaaggagaggaagagctgggtatcatcagcatagcagtggtatttgaatccatgggaggctatgaccgggctgagggaggaggtgtagatcgagaacaGAACAGGACCTAGTatcgagccctgcaggacactggttgaaagaggcagaggagaagaacaagagctctgACAGACTACTTGATAGGAtttgtcagataggtaggactcaaaccatcttagtgccgctcctttaaTCCCAAtatgactaagagaggagagtagaatccggtggttgacagtgtcaaatgttgcagacagatcgaggaggatgaggaccaaggagagagaggcagctctagcagattGGAGAGCATCAAACTCCACCAGAAgggctgtctcagtggagtgatcaagtttgaaaccagactgatatccatcctTCTGTTGGGATGTATACTTGTTGGGCAGCACCATCTCTAGAGATGTTTCACTTTAgttctaagctacttacaatgatacccatttgtacaggtgggtaattttactgaagtatttcagggtgagtatcttgacgaagggtacttcagcaaggggtggaattcaaacctggggtccttcaggtccaaaggtgCTAGCTGTAACTActgctctaaccattacgccacctgctgccctgtgaaAACCAAAATGACTTTCTGAATGTGCCGTTTCCCCCACCAGGCCACAGTGGCAGCATTTGCGGCCAGCGAGGGCCATTCTCACCCTCGCGTTGTAGAACTGCCCAAGACAGAGGAGGGCCTGGGGTTCAACATCATGGGGGGCAAGGAGCAGAGCTCCCCCATCTACATCTCGCGCATCATCCCCGGGGGCGTTGCCGACCGGCATGGTGGACTGAAGCGGGGGGATCAACTGCTGTCTGTCAACGGAGTGGTGAGCACACTTACATGGCACCACTACAGTTACTCGAGACCATCTAGGGCTCGAAACAGGTATCCTTTGAGCATATcaggaacatttttcaaaactgaaaacagtgaCAATTTAGATTTGCAAAAACCATTCATTAAGTTTTATTATCCCAAATTCTTTTCACTCTTATCTAGGTATATTttatgtggggggaaaaaaaaattgtatttttcccaAATTAGACCTGTTTTTTGTAGAAGAAACTGGCAAAAATTTTTCATGCTTATTATTggatcattattttttcatggcGCTCACATCAGATATCAGTCTTGTTGCCAAtttccagaaatatttaaagcattttactATCCAGGATAATGTaatctgcagcagctgctctgaaATGCAGTTgggtgtacgtgtgtgtgtgtgtgtcccatctCTCACCCAGAGCGTGGAGGGTGAGCACCACGAGAAGGCTGTGGAGCTCCTCAAAGCAGCACACAGCACGGTCAAGCTCGTGGTGAGATACACGCCCAAGGTGCTGGAGGAGATGGAGTCGCGCTTTGAGAAGATGAGGTCGGCTAGGCGCCGTCAGCAGAGCATCTACAGTCCATAGCGTCATCCGGCGAGCCCCTGCCATATCCACCCTCGCTGTTCTCTTTCAGTCCTTTTTAAGACATCTATTTCTCTCCCATTGCAGTTCCCTTGGTCTTTTACAAACACAGATTATGCCTCAGGATGCTCtttgaaagaacatttttttcacaaatcatAGCTATATATGAATTATGGATGTTAATTGCCATGATTGTACTCTACTTTGTAATGCCTACAAATGCTGTtcagtacagcagcatttttgccTGGTTACATGAGCATTTTACTGCcacaacatttacagtatttattcacTCTCCACTCTGTCTTTCAAAGCACATGGCCACtgcttcttccataacaaaaccaATTACTGCATGTACTTAACATCATATTGACATTCTCAAGCAATCACAACCCAAGATTAGGTTATATATAATATCTCCAATTAAATGGCAGATTCGTTgctattattcattcatttcactgatgcttttctaccaGGCAGCTCACAAtggaagctacttacaattatttactctgcAAAGCAGGTGAACACAAGGCCATTAGaggtttatttatacagctgggtaattcttaagAGTAATTCAGGAAAAGTACCTTATTTAATAAACAGTATGGCATTAAGTGGGATCAAACATTCATTAGTAGTGTTACACAGCACCTCTAATGGCCTCATGTCCACCTGCTTTGCAGAGTAAAGACATAGCAGACAGGGATCTTGTGACTTTTTACATCAGATAACTTTTTATATCATTGTATTATCAGTGAACAAAATTTCCAGTGTCTCCAACCAGAGTGACcaataatggatgaatgaaaataaaagacaaGATAGAAATAATTttcctacaaatattataaaattagTTGGTTGTATTATTATCAGGCACAGATATACCTTTGAGtttggtattttatttttggggaCATATTATGTACAATaacttttttccataagaaataatggttaTTAATTGCTCCCCACAATGGGAGTTCACCCAACAgtgatttcaaagaaaaaataatcctGTTATCTGAGGAATGAGTGTATTTCTCCCATACCTGCATGTGTCACTCTGAATGTACTGTCACAATTTCGAATGGCATAATTCAGCtcttataattaaattaaaaatcaaataatcGAAAGGCTTGAATTTAGCAGTCACACTGAACACTTATTAAACACTGCTGAGGACAAAATATATTATTCTGTGGTATAAATGGTggttaaaaaataacttttgggAAATGTATTACTATTTATATCTCTCCTTTGCCCttttaagtatattttaatAGCAATTATTATTGTCATATATCTTGGAATTTTAGTAAAATTTTGATTGTGCGTAATTAAAATGCTGTTGTTTAATGCCGTAGCTTTAATTTaggtttttatttctgcacaCTCAGCACTCTCTTTCTGTGCTGTAGTGTGTCTGGTGTTTCCTCAACAATATAGTTCCTCCCTTTTAaagctacatttttaaatggtgttttaaaaaaaaccgcTCAGTAAATTCCACTACGAGATGAAATTGGGGAGaattgttttataaatgtttgaTCTTTTCAGGCACACCCAGGTTTAAATGAGTTCAAGGTTTTACTCCTGTTTCCTTAGACATTTCCACCAACCACCTCTGAGGATCATCCAAGGTCCACCAGATGGTTTCATGATCACAGTGTGTTCCTtatgtacaaattaaaaatgatggaTATGATAACATTCTGCTGCAGTTCACTTCTGTGCTAATGTGAACACAATGTTGCTCATTGAAATGGAACTATAGCCATCTTTGTTCAGGATTAGAGGTCAGCCAGAATGTGCACACATGCAGATCTTTTGTacgcatatgtgtgtgtttgcatgttgagATCACGCCTTGGTTACTGATCACAATGGATTAATGTATAGTATATATCTTTCTATATGAAGTCTGTACACACAAATGTGGATATTGCAGGTCTTGTTGGACCCGATGTTAAGCAATTAATAAACAATCCTATGCAAATTGGCATCTGACTGTGAGCTACTTTTCTGAGCAAATTTGGGATTTTCTTGACTGAAGATCATATCATTTTGTCTTTCTCAAAAATTGTGGGAAAACAGCACTGCTGTGCGTTCATTTTTGAAACAGAAGATCAGATGATGTCTCGCATAGTAAGCTtagaaataatcttttttttggcTTACTCCTGAAATATTTAGTTGTTAAATACTTCCCAGTCCTTATTTTGAATTGTGGTAGGATTAGTAAAAACTAGTGAtttcttgtgtttatttcttgtttttaatcaaGTTGAATGTGCAGAACATACTGAGACAGAGCTTTTAAGGATTTAGCATAACTAAAAACAGAACATACCTTAATGAACAGTATTAACAGAAAGAGCAATAAGATTCAAAAGTTCTGACTTGCTAAAGTTTGAGCTCTGTCAGCATCAGGTATCAACCATTTTCCcaatcatttctttaaaaaaaaaaaaaaaaaaaaacaaaaaaagattttggggggaaaaaatcattttgtaaCCCTGTTcatttttgatcattttaatggaaaattttcaagaaattattttttgatttttttgacacccttttgattacatttacttatttgaaGTGACAAAAACAGATTAAGTCTTTGAATGCTAAATCTTCACAACTTATTCAAAAAActtgtgtatttttccattttcccaaATATTTGTATGTTGTTCTAATGTGAATGTTCAAGTTGAATAAAACTGTGATTGTGGACAATACtatgaaataaatgttcctATAGACAAACAGGTTCTGTGCTTGTTATTTCCACCAAGgtatatgttttgttttttgtttttttttatttttgctgatatactgtattacaAATAAGTTGTTGTAATGAGTATAATGGTTACCATTAGTGCTTACTAGGTCAAAGCTGTCTTCAGTGCTTAATTGAAATATTGTGTTTTCAAGGGGAATAACAGCAACATACGGTAAGTggtgtaaaaatttaaattgtgcctctgtgcattacattacatttacatttatttatttagcagatgcttttctccaaagcgacgtacatctcagagaaaatacaaagagtgcttCATCAAACTaatttcaaacagaaaaatgtgggTCTTGATAACCGCTGTAATAGATAATCAAgcctttgttttcttatttttaccagcaccactcttttttttttcaagctgcACCAACTGTTCTACTCTCATTTCCTTGAACAACCTGCCATTGCTGAATAGGATCTTGGTAAATGTTGTGCCTGATCATCACTGTGATTgatgttgttttcatttaagtgaaaaatgtgcagtttgcaAATGTGGAAAATATCTCCTCCCTGGTCACCCAAAACATTTGAAGCAGTGGAGGAACACACCTTTACTTGGTCGCAAAACATCTGGGCAAATTATAATGTTCATATAATTAAAGTACATCTTAGAATCGGTCATAGGTTACagtgaaattagtgaaatttataaaaaatgctttcatgttgtGGAGAGCGTAGATTTGGGTAAAGAACAACTCACAGAAACTGTCCATAACAAATGTTAATCGCATCAACAACACACAGCAAGCAACACAGGCaagtacaggaaaaaaaaatgttcaaatgtcAAAGGACTGCCTTTTCTTAAGGATTTGGTCCTCCAGCCAGTTTCTCAACAAACAGGTGATCGCCCCATTCTCATATACCACAGACCCATCTGCGGTTGCACAGCTATTTTACGATCACTCCtgatatttaaagaaatgtacagtCCTACTCTTTTCCTGCCTCTATGGGGCACCTATCAGTAGTGTGGCCTGTTACGATATATTCTTGTCTcttccttttgtcttttttttgttatttcaacAAAATGACTCCGCCGCtttcatttctttgcttttgaacAGCTCACTGTTGAAAAAGGAATAGTGTTAGTTTTAGTGGTTTTTAACTCCAGATAGCCCACGGTAGATTTGTTCCTGAAGATGTCAGCAGCACCTAGAGGGGACCACAGGACATCATCTGTGGCGAGGGTGGCAGCTTGCAGA
Above is a genomic segment from Scleropages formosus chromosome 2, fSclFor1.1, whole genome shotgun sequence containing:
- the LOC108939097 gene encoding protein lin-7 homolog C-like, yielding MASLGESVHLERDISRAIELLDKLQRTGELPPQKLQALQRVLQSEFCNAVREVYEHVYETVDINSSPEVRANATAKATVAAFAASEGHSHPRVVELPKTEEGLGFNIMGGKEQSSPIYISRIIPGGVADRHGGLKRGDQLLSVNGVSVEGEHHEKAVELLKAAHSTVKLVVRYTPKVLEEMESRFEKMRSARRRQQSIYSP